A window of Paenibacillus phoenicis genomic DNA:
GAACTCCAATCGCAGCGAGTTGATCAGGCAGGCCATGAAGCTGTATCTGAACGAGCGGAAGAAACGTTTCATCCGCGAATCGATGCAGCGCGGCTATATGGAGATGGCCAAAATTAATTTGTCCATGGCCTCCGAAGCGTTCCATGCGGAAGAAGATGCAGACATCACTCTGGACCGCCTAGTAAGCGGGGTGTAAACATTGATCGTAAAGCGCGGCGACGTTTTTTTTGCAGATCTCTCCCCTGTGGTAGGTTCTGAGCAGGGCGGGGTCAGACCGGTGCTTATCATCCAGAATGATATCGGAAACCGATTTAGCCCAACGGCCATTGTTGCTGCTATTACGGCACAAATCCAAAAGGCGAAATTGCCGACCCATGTTGAGATTGACGCGGCAACTCACGGATTTGACCGGGATTCCGTCATCTTGCTGGAGCAAATTCGAACGATCGATAAACAAAGACTAACGGATAAAATTACGCATTTGGATGAGGAGACGATGAAGAAAGTGAACGATTCGCTGCTCATCAGTCTCGGTTTAATTGATTTTTGAACATTTATCACTCATGTGTGCGTTTTTAGAATGACTTTTTACGCTCCGGACGTTGTTCCGGGGCGTTGTTTATTATGCGATAAAATTCATAAAGGATCTTATAATTTTCCTATTTGTCGCGAGGGCAATTCGAGTACGATGAGAGTAATCACGGATAAAGGAGAGGTTGCCGTTTGAGCGCTCAATATGAAATCTATGACGATCCCTTCAAAATGTTGATTTTGCTGGCGACGTTCGTGGCCGAGCAGCAAGGCAGCGAGCTGGATTACGAGAACATCGTGCCCTTCGAGAACGACAAATTTTCACTGACGAACGGCCGGTTCCTGTACAAAAAAGATCAGGTCGAGATCACCTGGTACCAGTTCCTTGGACGCGATATCCATTGCAATAAGGATCTGACCCGCCAGGAATACAACCGGATGTTCGTCGATTGCATGGCATCGGTTTACGGAGTGAGCTAGGCTAGCGAAACGAGCAAAAGTGCAAGCGCAAGGGAGTTCCTTGGCGGCTTGCACTTTTTTATTGTTGCTTGGACGGTTGGGTGGTAGGGGGCAGTCTGGTAAGGTGGTGCGGCTCGGCTCGGCGGAATGTATTCGATTTTTCATATAGAATTGTGTTGATTTCGGGGATTAGGGCGGATTCTATTCGATTTTTCATATAAAAAAACGGATTCCGGCACCCGCAGGGCACATTCTGTATGAAATTTCATATATAATTCGCTAAAACCGGTGAATCTGGTGAATTGTATTCGATTTTTCGAACACAATGGTTGACTTAATCGGTCCGCAGCGCGTAAATCGGGCGCAGCTTGGCTGCCTTGTTCGCTGGAATCATCCCAAAGATGATGCCGATGAACAAGGAGAAGCCAAAGGCGATCAGGACGATCGGGAGCGATACGGTGGTCGTTAGCGACGAATAGTGGCCGATCAACGCGCTGGCGCCGTAGCCCAGCCCGATGCCAATCAAGCCGCCGAAGCCGCTAAGTGCCGTCGATTCGACCATGAATTGCATCAGGATGTCACGCTTTTTGGCCCCGATCGCTTTGCGAACGCCGATTTCCCGGGTGCGCTCGCTGACGGAGACGAGCATGATGTTCATGATCCCAATGCCGCCGACGAGCAGCGAAATGCCGGCAATGCCGCCGAGCGCCAGCGACAGTATTTGGGTTGTCGAATTTAGCGTGTCCAGCATCTCCTGGGAGTTAAAGATACTGTAGGCGTTGTCGGCATTTTGGAACTTTTTATCCAAGGTAGCTTCCAGCAACGCTTTGACGGTTTCAATCTGCTTGGTGTCCTCAACCTGTACCGTAATCGAACGCACACCGCGGCTTTGCAGAAAGCGCTCGGCCGTAGCGATTGGGATCAGCAGCTTATTATCGTTGGAGGCGGTCAGGCTGGAACCTTTCGATTCCAACAAGCCAACGATTTTGAAGCTGCTGCCGTTAAGCTGAATCGTTTGTCCAATCGGGTTATCTGTGCCAAAAAAAGTCTCGGCAGCTTCGGTCCCGATCAACGTCACCTTCATGCGGAACTCATTGTCCATGTCGATGATGTAACGTCCGGCTTGGACGTGGAAATCCTGGACCTCCTCGTAGGAAGGCGCGATGCCTTCTACCGAAAGACTGTCATTTACCGTTCCTTTCTTGGCCGTTACAGAGCCGTTGATCACGGGGGATACGGCCTTCACCCCTTCGATCTTCCCCAGAGCCATCGCTTCCTCAAAGGAGAGTGAGGTGGAGCTGCCCCGGCCCATGATGTTCACCGTAAGCAGGTCGGTTCCCAAGCCTTCGAGTTGGTCCGTAATCTGCGATGTGGTGCCTTGCCCCACAGATACGAGCGTAATCACCGAGGAGACGCCGATAATGATGCCTAGCATCGTAAGAAAAGAGCGGATCTTCGCTCCGGCGATGCTTTTCCAGGCCATTTTGATGCTTTGCAGAAGATTCATGCCCGGTTCCCCCGATCTTCAACAATTCGTCCGTCCTGGATTCGGATGACCCGTTTGGCTTGCTCAGCGATGGACAGATCGTGGGTGATAATAATGATCGTGTGGCCGAGTGCATTCAGTTCCTTCATCTTATCCATCACTTCGATGCCGGTCTTGCTGTCCAGCGCGCCGGTCGGTTCGTCCGCGAGCAGGAGCGGCGGGGAGCCGGCGATTGCACGGGCGATGGCCACCCGCTGCTGCTGCCCGCCTGACAACTCGGAAGGACGATGGTGCATCCGGTCTTCCAAACCAACGAGACGGAGCGACTCTTCGACTGATTTTTTTCGCTCCTTGTGCGGGACGTTGCGGTAGATGAGCGGCAGCTCAACATTTTCGTAGGCGGTTAATTTGGGCAACAGATTAAACTGTTGAAAAATAAACCCAATCTTCTCATTGCGAATCGTGGCCAGCTTGTTATCGGACAGCTTGCGTATGTCCTGCCCGTCAAGCAAATACGTCCCTTCGTTGGCGACGTCCAGACAGCCCAGCATGTTCATCAGTGTCGACTTCCCGGAGCCGGACGGGCCGATGATGGCGACGAATTCGCCATGCCGGACCTGAAAGCTGATATCGCTGAGCACGGTCATCATCTCTCCGGCCATACGGTAGCCGTGTCCGAGGTTCTGCACGTCGATCAGTGGGGGAGATATTGCCGCCATTATCGGCCACCTCCGCCGCTGAACCCGCCTCTTCCGGATGGAGCCGCACCGCCCCCGCCAGGAGCGGCGCCTCCGGCTCCGCCAAATCCGGCACTGCCTCCGCCGAACCCTCCCTGCATTCTCATTTGCTGTTGGGTGGAGGAACTCGAAAAGTTGCTGATGATCGTCGGGATCACAACCTCCTGGCCTTCGGTTAGTCCGCTGACAATCTCGATATATGATTCGTTATGCACGCCAACCTCAACGACCTGGATACGGCCGTTCATGCCGCTGGTGCCTCCGGCAGCACCAGCTGCGGCATCGGGCTGTGCAGTGCGGCCTGTGCTGGGCGTGCTGCCTTCGGCCGGTGCGCTGCCCGTGGTCGGCGCACTGTCAGCGGCCGGTGCGCTGCCTGTAGCCGGCCCGCTGCCCGACCCTTGCGGACTGGCTGCGCCACCTGCCGCACTTGTTCCGTCGCTCCCCGTTTCGGGCAGCATGACGAAATACCGGCCGGCCCGCTGCTGAACCGCCTCGATCGGCAGGGTTAAGATATCCTTTTTCTCCTCGGTGATGATCGTTGCTTCCGCTGACATGCCTACCCGCACGCCTTCAGAATTGTTCAGGGCGATCGTGACATCAAATAACGACACACCGCCCGAGGCAACCCCTTCATTCGCGATGTCAGAGACAACACCTTCAAAAGTCTGATCCGGAAAAGCGTCAACTTGAACGTTCGCCTTCATGCCCTTTGTGACGCTGGGGATATCCAGCTCGTCAACCTGAATTTTGACGCTGAGCTTCTGGTAATCGTTAATGACAAACAGCTCGCTTCCGCTTTTAGCCTGTTCCCCGGCGGTGATGTTGACTGCGGTGACCGTGCCGTCAATCGGGGA
This region includes:
- a CDS encoding CopG family ribbon-helix-helix protein, whose translation is MANMHNTKRIMISLPDQLLQEVDGIVAMENSNRSELIRQAMKLYLNERKKRFIRESMQRGYMEMAKINLSMASEAFHAEEDADITLDRLVSGV
- a CDS encoding type II toxin-antitoxin system PemK/MazF family toxin, yielding MIVKRGDVFFADLSPVVGSEQGGVRPVLIIQNDIGNRFSPTAIVAAITAQIQKAKLPTHVEIDAATHGFDRDSVILLEQIRTIDKQRLTDKITHLDEETMKKVNDSLLISLGLIDF
- a CDS encoding ABC transporter permease → MNLLQSIKMAWKSIAGAKIRSFLTMLGIIIGVSSVITLVSVGQGTTSQITDQLEGLGTDLLTVNIMGRGSSTSLSFEEAMALGKIEGVKAVSPVINGSVTAKKGTVNDSLSVEGIAPSYEEVQDFHVQAGRYIIDMDNEFRMKVTLIGTEAAETFFGTDNPIGQTIQLNGSSFKIVGLLESKGSSLTASNDNKLLIPIATAERFLQSRGVRSITVQVEDTKQIETVKALLEATLDKKFQNADNAYSIFNSQEMLDTLNSTTQILSLALGGIAGISLLVGGIGIMNIMLVSVSERTREIGVRKAIGAKKRDILMQFMVESTALSGFGGLIGIGLGYGASALIGHYSSLTTTVSLPIVLIAFGFSLFIGIIFGMIPANKAAKLRPIYALRTD
- a CDS encoding ABC transporter ATP-binding protein; its protein translation is MAAISPPLIDVQNLGHGYRMAGEMMTVLSDISFQVRHGEFVAIIGPSGSGKSTLMNMLGCLDVANEGTYLLDGQDIRKLSDNKLATIRNEKIGFIFQQFNLLPKLTAYENVELPLIYRNVPHKERKKSVEESLRLVGLEDRMHHRPSELSGGQQQRVAIARAIAGSPPLLLADEPTGALDSKTGIEVMDKMKELNALGHTIIIITHDLSIAEQAKRVIRIQDGRIVEDRGNRA
- a CDS encoding efflux RND transporter periplasmic adaptor subunit encodes the protein MKKKWLWIGGGALVLIAIALILVLKLPDKQNQTAAPVQNTTRVSKGDITVSVSGSGTIVSTESESVRTKDEGKVSEVLVKTGDVVEEGQVLLTFEGTDNTDNIKEQQSSLEMQKLDLVDLQNQFKRQVQEGADEQTLNATKKSIAKQELNISNTEAEIAKLQEAMVPPDPLTSPIDGTVTAVNITAGEQAKSGSELFVINDYQKLSVKIQVDELDIPSVTKGMKANVQVDAFPDQTFEGVVSDIANEGVASGGVSLFDVTIALNNSEGVRVGMSAEATIITEEKKDILTLPIEAVQQRAGRYFVMLPETGSDGTSAAGGAASPQGSGSGPATGSAPAADSAPTTGSAPAEGSTPSTGRTAQPDAAAGAAGGTSGMNGRIQVVEVGVHNESYIEIVSGLTEGQEVVIPTIISNFSSSSTQQQMRMQGGFGGGSAGFGGAGGAAPGGGGAAPSGRGGFSGGGGR